The following proteins are co-located in the Castanea sativa cultivar Marrone di Chiusa Pesio chromosome 8, ASM4071231v1 genome:
- the LOC142606640 gene encoding uncharacterized protein LOC142606640 isoform X1, producing the protein MEPDRLNSPATFSMPLEVLGHELQFLQDPNSKHLGTTVWDASLVFVKFLEKNCRKGRFCPSKLKGKRVIELGAGCGVAGFGMALLGCDVVATDQVEVLPLLMRNIERNTSRILQMNPGSDSFGSIQVAELDWGNDDHIRAVGPPFDYIIGTDVVYAERLLEPLLQTITALSGPKTTILLGYEIRSTNVHEQMLQMWRRNFDVKIVPQSKMHPTFQHPSIQLFIMGSKPPQRNTENTDQGSGQESDKVETSTEENDGRSSEEKVTDSVGDLVEEGCELVEKLPNEKLNDFETRRCGSMAARLLRDVKIA; encoded by the exons ATGGAGCCTGACAg GTTAAATTCTCCAGCGACTTTTTCAATGCCACTTGAGGTTTTAGGCCATGAATTGCAGTTCTTGCAG GATCCAAATTCCAAGCATTTAGGAACGACAGTTTGGGATGCGTCACTTGTGTTTGTCAAATTTCTG gaGAAAAATTGCAGAAAGGGAAGGTTCTGCCCTTCTAAACTAAAAGGGAAACGTGTTATTGAACTTGGGGCAGGTTGTGGAGTAGCTGGCTTTG GCATGGCTTTGCTGGGATGTGATGTAGTGGCAACAGACCAAGTTGAAGTTTTGCCATTGCTTATGAGAAATATTGAACGTAATACCTCAAGAATTCTACAGATGAATCCTGGTTCTG ATTCATTTGGTTCAATTCAGGTTGCAGAGTTAGATTGGGGAAATGATGATCATATTAGGGCTGTTGGTCCACCGTTTGACTACATCATTGGCACTGATGTT GTTTATGCAGAGCGTCTATTGGAACCACTATTGCAAACAATAACTGCATTATCAGGACCTAAAACTACAATTTTG TTGGGGTATGAGATCCGTTCTACAAATGTCCATGAGCAAATGCTTCAGATGTGGAGAAGAAACTTTGATGTTAAAATTGTTCCACAATCTAAG ATGCACCCCACATTCCAGCATCCAAGTATTCAACTGTTCATCATGGGATCAAAACCTCCACAGAGGAATACAGAAAACACAGATCAGGGGAGTGGTCAAGAAAGTGACAAGGTTGAAACAAGTACGGAGGAGAATGATGGGAGAAGCAGTGAGGAAAAAGTGACCGATTCTGTTGGTGATTTGGTGGAGGAAGGGTGTGAGCTAGTGGAAAAACTCCCAAATGAGAAACtaaatgattttgaaactaGAAGATGTGGCTCAATGGCTGCTCGACTTCTGCGAGATGTCAAGATAGCTTAA
- the LOC142606640 gene encoding uncharacterized protein LOC142606640 isoform X2: protein MGSISIDQEKNCRKGRFCPSKLKGKRVIELGAGCGVAGFGMALLGCDVVATDQVEVLPLLMRNIERNTSRILQMNPGSDSFGSIQVAELDWGNDDHIRAVGPPFDYIIGTDVVYAERLLEPLLQTITALSGPKTTILLGYEIRSTNVHEQMLQMWRRNFDVKIVPQSKMHPTFQHPSIQLFIMGSKPPQRNTENTDQGSGQESDKVETSTEENDGRSSEEKVTDSVGDLVEEGCELVEKLPNEKLNDFETRRCGSMAARLLRDVKIA, encoded by the exons ATGGGAAGTATAAGCATTGAtcag gaGAAAAATTGCAGAAAGGGAAGGTTCTGCCCTTCTAAACTAAAAGGGAAACGTGTTATTGAACTTGGGGCAGGTTGTGGAGTAGCTGGCTTTG GCATGGCTTTGCTGGGATGTGATGTAGTGGCAACAGACCAAGTTGAAGTTTTGCCATTGCTTATGAGAAATATTGAACGTAATACCTCAAGAATTCTACAGATGAATCCTGGTTCTG ATTCATTTGGTTCAATTCAGGTTGCAGAGTTAGATTGGGGAAATGATGATCATATTAGGGCTGTTGGTCCACCGTTTGACTACATCATTGGCACTGATGTT GTTTATGCAGAGCGTCTATTGGAACCACTATTGCAAACAATAACTGCATTATCAGGACCTAAAACTACAATTTTG TTGGGGTATGAGATCCGTTCTACAAATGTCCATGAGCAAATGCTTCAGATGTGGAGAAGAAACTTTGATGTTAAAATTGTTCCACAATCTAAG ATGCACCCCACATTCCAGCATCCAAGTATTCAACTGTTCATCATGGGATCAAAACCTCCACAGAGGAATACAGAAAACACAGATCAGGGGAGTGGTCAAGAAAGTGACAAGGTTGAAACAAGTACGGAGGAGAATGATGGGAGAAGCAGTGAGGAAAAAGTGACCGATTCTGTTGGTGATTTGGTGGAGGAAGGGTGTGAGCTAGTGGAAAAACTCCCAAATGAGAAACtaaatgattttgaaactaGAAGATGTGGCTCAATGGCTGCTCGACTTCTGCGAGATGTCAAGATAGCTTAA
- the LOC142606352 gene encoding uncharacterized protein LOC142606352 yields the protein MKKYFNEVRHLVKKFKDASFIQVPREENIEVDTLAKEASADGTVDEFDEVQYMLSIDLLEVQQIEDEGNWMTSIVTYLKDGRLLEERDKVEKLRIRSTKYVLIDGVLYKRGFSQPYLRCLAPDEANYVLREVHEGACGNHLGARVLMHKVVRAGYYWPTIQADAKAYVKV from the coding sequence ATGAAGAAATATTTTAATGAGGTGAGACACCTTGTTAAGAAATTTAAGGATGCTAGTTTCATTCAAGTCCCAAGGGAAGAAAACATAGAAGTGGACACCTTAGCCAAGGAAGCATCGGCAGATGGAACGGTCGACGAGTTTGATGAAGTCCAATACATGCTAAGCATAGATCTTCTAGAAGTACAGCAGATAGAAGATGAAGGAAATTGGATGACCTCAATAGTCACCTACCtaaaagatggaaggcttctagaagaaaGGGACAAGGTCGAGAAGCTAAGGATCAGATCAACAAAGTACGTCCTTATAGATGGGGTGctatacaaaagaggcttcTCTCAACCTTACCTAAGGTGTTTAGCTCCAGACGAAGCAAACTATGTATTGAGAGAAGTCCATGAGGGAGCATGTGGCAACCATTTGGGAGCAAGAGTACTCATGCACAAGGTCGTCCGTGCAGGCTATTACTGGCCAACCATtcaagcagatgctaaggcttatgtGAAGGTGTGA